One Candidatus Obscuribacterales bacterium genomic window carries:
- a CDS encoding DUF58 domain-containing protein, with amino-acid sequence MSASVLASVILSCILPLLILTVISVHQTAGNKATAGQNLVVTIHLGLHSAIARRMPVQWLRVKYLFPGGKLINKPLFIESLLNNANIPWVIRDLKRGVFNLGTVEIETSFPLGFVWFKRLVTPASIQTITVYPRVVPIEGFFLYRLPHSAAGAAGSSRSNRSTRASTFTRGIREYVRGDSPRHVHWRSSAKLGQLMVREYETEGLPIFDVAIDLQAPWQSEEQFELAVTACASLLTLGMQLGTSPQLTILPERAYEELNLPALPAGLSTQMEVLARITSMKPATRSQGRHPFERTAFDSERTLVLVSPSGFEEQPRNNLYLIEVGSITTENGPHKPDLSTTISTTVLHRASRSLIFNADDLSNL; translated from the coding sequence GTACACCAAACAGCCGGCAACAAAGCAACTGCCGGCCAAAATCTAGTAGTTACCATTCACCTAGGACTACATTCGGCAATTGCGCGGCGCATGCCTGTACAATGGTTGCGAGTTAAGTACTTATTTCCTGGTGGCAAGCTGATCAACAAGCCGCTCTTTATCGAGTCTTTGCTTAACAACGCCAACATTCCCTGGGTCATTCGAGATTTGAAACGGGGCGTGTTCAATTTGGGCACCGTGGAAATTGAGACTAGTTTCCCACTGGGATTTGTCTGGTTTAAACGTCTGGTGACACCGGCAAGCATACAAACCATTACTGTTTATCCACGCGTCGTGCCAATCGAGGGATTTTTCCTTTACAGATTGCCTCACTCGGCCGCCGGCGCTGCCGGCTCCTCACGTTCTAACAGATCAACAAGGGCATCAACTTTCACTCGCGGCATAAGAGAATATGTTCGCGGAGACAGCCCAAGACATGTTCACTGGCGCTCAAGCGCCAAACTCGGCCAATTGATGGTGCGCGAATACGAAACCGAAGGACTGCCAATATTCGATGTAGCAATCGACTTACAAGCACCGTGGCAATCAGAAGAGCAATTCGAGCTGGCAGTCACTGCCTGCGCGTCACTTTTGACGCTAGGAATGCAGTTAGGCACATCGCCACAACTAACGATACTACCCGAGCGTGCATACGAAGAATTGAATCTTCCGGCATTACCTGCAGGATTGAGCACACAAATGGAGGTTTTGGCACGGATAACGTCGATGAAACCAGCTACTCGTTCACAAGGACGTCATCCATTTGAAAGAACGGCCTTTGACAGCGAACGTACGCTAGTCTTAGTTAGTCCATCAGGCTTCGAAGAACAGCCACGCAACAATTTATATCTCATTGAAGTCGGTTCTATAACAACAGAAAACGGTCCTCACAAACCGGACCTCAGCACAACAATTTCAACTACAGTACTGCACCGCGCCAGTCGATCTTTGATATTCAACGCGGACGATCTCTCCAACCTATAG